A stretch of DNA from Saccharospirillaceae bacterium:
CCTGCTCGTATGCCAGACCACAGGCGTGAACCAGTTCGGGGGCTCTACCCGTTTCAAATCGAACCAGGGCCGCGTCCATCCCATCAGCGCTGGTGCCGGACATTAAACCGATAAATAAACTCATGAGTTATCCATCGCATCAACCAGTGATTGTGGGTTATGGCTATTGAGCCATTCAACCAGGCTGGATGCTTTCGTGAGAAAATCGGCTTTCTGTTTTTTCGAAATAGAACGTGCCTGCGGCAGCTTGATACGTAATGAATCACGATGAACACCGTCTACACGAAATTCGTAATGCAGATGCGGACCTGTTGCCAGACCGGTGCTGCCAACATAGCCGATGATCTTACCTTGTTTCACTTTCCGGCCTTTGCGAACACCGCGGCCGAATTTGCTCAGGTGCGCATATAACGTTTGATAGCGTGAGCCGTGTTGGATAATCACAACATTTCCGAAACCGCCTTTGCGACCAGCAAACGTTACCTTACCGTCCCCCGCTGCTTTGATTGGAGTGCCCCGTGCTGCGGCGTAATCGGTCCCGCGGTGAGCTCGAATCTTGTTTAAAACCGGGTGTTTGCGGCGTAAGTTAAAGCGTGAACTGATTCGGGCAAAGTCGATCGGGTTGCGCAGGAACTCCTTGCGCATACTGAGTCCAGTGGGCGTGTAGTAGTTGGCATTTCCTTTGGCATCTTCATAACGTACCGCCGTAATTTCGCGACCGCGGTTATGAAAGCGCGCAATCAGAATGTTGCCGTTGCCAATCTTCTCACCGTCGAGAAAAATTTCTTCGTAGATCAGACTGAAGCGGTCGCCCTGGCGGATATCCAGTGCAAAGTCGATGTCCCAGCCGAATATGCCAGCCAGTTCAATCAATATCTGCTCAGGTACACCCGCTCTGCCTCCGTCGAGAAAGAGCGAATTATCGATAGTGGCGCTGGCAAAGCGAGGGCGATAATCGGCGTTTCGTTCCCGCAATTCATATTGCAGTTTGCCTTCGGCATCGCGCACCAGACTATGGCGTGCCAGGGGAGAAAGGATGATTTCAAACTTCTGAATACGATGATCGCCAGACGTGACCCAGCGTAGGGTTTGATTCGGGTGTAAGCGGATCGCTTGCTTAGGGGCAGCTGCAGCAATTTCCAACACATCAACCGCACTGAGATTAAAACGATCAAACAACAACGACAGGTTCTCGCCGGCACGCACCTGAGCTTCCTGCCAATTTTCTTCTGGCGTTTGGGGTGGTTGTTCTTTTTCCGGGATTTCGACCACGATGCGGGTCTGCTGCAGGTTCTTTGGCGCGCTGGTTGGCCAGAAACTCACAATCATCAAGGTCAGGAATAAGCCCAGCGCCCCGGCAAGGTGGCTAACGGGAAAATACTGCAAGCGTCCGGGCAGAGCCATGTAACTGAATATCCTATCTTTATAAGGTAATGCCGGGGAAGTTTAACCAATGAAAGGCATTATGTCTTACTCCTTACAAACTTGATTTTGCACCTTGTTCAGGTATGTTCACCGTCCCTGAAAATTTGACACGATTCGAGAGTCCCATGACTGCTGCTCTGATTGAAGATTTAAAAGCCCGCGGCCTGTTAAATCAGGCAACCGCTGATGAAGAACTGGTAGAACATCTGCAACAAGGGTGTCGTACTTTGTATTGTGGCTTTGATCCAACTGCAGACAGTTTACACATCGGTTCTCTGGTGCCGCTGTTAACCCTGAAGCGTT
This window harbors:
- a CDS encoding peptidoglycan DD-metalloendopeptidase family protein; translated protein: MALPGRLQYFPVSHLAGALGLFLTLMIVSFWPTSAPKNLQQTRIVVEIPEKEQPPQTPEENWQEAQVRAGENLSLLFDRFNLSAVDVLEIAAAAPKQAIRLHPNQTLRWVTSGDHRIQKFEIILSPLARHSLVRDAEGKLQYELRERNADYRPRFASATIDNSLFLDGGRAGVPEQILIELAGIFGWDIDFALDIRQGDRFSLIYEEIFLDGEKIGNGNILIARFHNRGREITAVRYEDAKGNANYYTPTGLSMRKEFLRNPIDFARISSRFNLRRKHPVLNKIRAHRGTDYAAARGTPIKAAGDGKVTFAGRKGGFGNVVIIQHGSRYQTLYAHLSKFGRGVRKGRKVKQGKIIGYVGSTGLATGPHLHYEFRVDGVHRDSLRIKLPQARSISKKQKADFLTKASSLVEWLNSHNPQSLVDAMDNS